The segment ATGCGACCTCCTACACTGGCGAGAAACCCCACACAGACCATAGCTAGGAGTGCCCCAAGGAATGCCCCTATTGTTACTCCGAGTGAAGCAAGGATTGCATGGGAGCTGCCCATAACAATGACGAGTGCCGCTCCGGTCGACGCCCCAGACGAGATGCCAAGGATATAGGGATCACCTAGCGGATTCCTTAGCAACGACTGAGTGATAAGACCGCACATAGCTAGCCCAGCCCCTGTCGCAAATCCCAGCAACACGCGCGGCAAACGAATGTCTGTAATAACTTCCTGTTCGACGCCACCGTCAGCACCAATCAACGTGCTTCGAATGACGTCCATTATCACGGACAGGGAGATGTCGGTGGCGCCCAGTGAGATGCCCAATAATAGGCAGATTCCAAGTAGCACAGTTAGTGAAATAAGGAGCAAAGTGCGCTCGCGGCGGCCGTTTATCACCGTTCCTCGCCTTTTCGGAACGCATTGTCACATGCCGGGGTAACCGCATGAGTGATGTCCGTGTGACGTGCGTGTGCGGTGAGGTAGTTCCACAACTGCGTGGAATGCTGTTGTCGGACTTGGGCTGAGGTTTCCCCACGGTGTGTTGCAGATGTGCGATAACGATAGTATGTCAGTTGAGCCTGATTCGCGCGAAGTTTTTCAACCAGGGGATTCGCATGAGTCACAGGAGTTACTTCGTCATGTGTATACACTGAAACAAACCAGGATGTCCCACCTAGCAACCCATGAATTGGAGTTGCAATAGGGTCTTCTTTTTCCATAAATTCGTCCCACTCAGACGTTCTTGGATCTCCGTATTCACTGATCCATTCACGTCTAATGGGATTAAGGTGAATACTCCGTGTCGTCGCTATAGGCACGCGACACACATAATGATTTGCGAGACTAGGAGCGCGCATCGCTGTAGAGGCAACGGCGAGCGCTCCATGTGGCATGCCATGCAGGAAAGTGTCTCGTGACGAACAGATACGTTGGTCGTGTAGGGCGCGAAGCGCCGCTTCGACATCGCAACGTACCATTGCGCGTCCGTGGCGCTGTGTCTGTTCATGCCAGGAGGTGCCATATTCTGCTCCTCCTCGAGTATGAACAAGCGCAATCTTGAATCCGTGGTCAAGCCATGTGTGCGCAATCTGAGGCGAAAAGAAACTCGTATTATATTGGTCAAAACCTCCGTACACGTGTACGAATGTGGGGGTACTGCCGGCTAGTTCGCCATAGCAATCAATCGGTATATGTGTGTCGTCGCCGGATACGGCAACGATATGTTTGTGTTTGACCTTAACGGCGAAAGGATATGAGGTTCTCTTTGCCTCGACCAAATTGCCGTCAGCCTCAATCCCGTAACGTATGCCTAGGCATACGAACGAGGATGCGAACAATTCCCAGCCAGTTGCCCCATTCTCAATTGGCTCGATAAAACTCCCGGGAGGAGAGAAATCTCTAGCGCGAAAGACACAGGCGGTTCCTGCGCGCAGGACTGCGACTGCAAAGTGTGCATCAATCCATTCGCCGTATATTTCACGGTTATCACCTCTAATCCGCCAGATCGGAAAGAGAACGGAACCGCTGGGTAACCGTATGCTTCTAGTTGCACGAACGAGCTCAGAGACATCGGGAGATTCTATTCTGTGTGCCGGATGTTTGATTTTCACTGGCATTCCTTGAATTAGAAGTTCATTCATCTGGGGGCTGGTCATCGGAGAAAAGTGCTGTACACTTAAGTAAGGGTATCCTACCCTAACTAAAAAAGCGAGGGCGATCTTGTTTCTCACCCACTATCCAGAAAGGTGGTCATGATGGAGAATCTCGTCATTGTCGAAGTTTCAGAGGAATCCACCGCTCAGATTACGGTTCCTCACTGCCATCACGCCCGTACCACGGGCACGTTCGCATGGGCATAAACGGATCGCATCTCACGGTTAGGGAGCGCCGTTCGACGTTTCCTCAAACTGATGCTTAGCCCAGGCACAAATGTCGCACCTGTACGCCAACTCGACACGCAAACCTCCGGTTTAAGTGCACATTGGCGTTCAGGTGCGACGCTCGTGGTAGAGATACTCGCCTCGGTAGGTGGCTTGACGGGCTCACACGCATCGCTATCTAACGCTACGACATAGATCTATACACCGAGAATTTAGGGGAGGGTGAATTGCTTGAAATATGTGCAGAACTAAGACCCTTAGAACAATCAAAGTCCTTGCTGACATGTGCAGACGGTACGCAGTTGATACTTCAAGCGGATGCGGTCTGTATCGCTGAATTGTTCGATAGGGCAGGAACGCAAAGCGCGCAGCATGTTCTTGGTTCCCCTCTCTATTCTGCGCTTGCTCAACACGGTTCGTTGCGTGATTTGCCGCCAGCGACGGAAGAACGAGAGTTGGGTGTACCGGATTCGTCCAGATCGACAGCTGTGGTTGTCTGTGGAGATGAGTCATTCGGGCCAACTCTTGCGAATGCACTAACACGGAAGGGTCTGAGTTGCACATATTCACATCGGAGCCCGCGGGAGTGCTCTTACGAAGTCTTCCGCGGCGGCTTCCTGATTGTGTGTAGATCCAGCGAATCTAGAATACAGTTTGCCGATGAATTGCGAGCACTCAACGAGCTGAATGTATCGTGGATTCCAGTTGATTATTGTGGTTTTTCATTGCGTGTTGGGCCAGCTGTTCTTGAAGGGTGCGGAGCAACTTATAGCGACTGTTTAGCTCGCGAACGTGCTAACTCTATAAATGACGAGGTATTCGCAGCGTCGCTGCAACCGGCTTTGCGGGGAAACTTCCTCCGGGCTATTACAAGCACTCCCTCCCTAGTGGAAGAATGCGCCACATTATTGTGCCGTATCTGCTCGGAGGTGCCGATTGATCGGGCTCAAAGCTCCGTTCGCGACACAGTGTGGGAAATGAGGCCAAATTCTGATTTAGTAATTCATTCGGTACTCCCCATAAGTTTCGTCAACCCACCGGATAAGCAGCTTCCTATCCATCCACCTACGTTCCTCGTTGATCGGCTTTATGGGATAGTGCGAGAGCTGACCACCGTTACCCATTCACCTATGATGCCTCCGACGCTGGCCACTACCCAAGCGCGAACTACAGACCTCTCAAAGATGTCTGGATACATAAACACTGTGTTTTGCCAAGGTTCAAGCATTATCCCTTCAGATACTGTTCGAGATGACGAAGACCGCATTCACGAGAAGAACTTCTATGCAGCGATTGGCGAGTCAGTGGAGCGATATTGTTCAAATCTCATAGATCTAAAGCCAGTCCATTACGCCAGCTATAATGAGCTGAGAAGGCGGGGCTTTCCAGCACTTGATCCTAGAGAGCTTGTGCTGTTCTCGTCCAGGCAGTATGAGACTGCAGGTTTTCCGTTTCAGCCCCTCGCGGCCGACTTGAGAATTGGCTGGGTTGAAGGTCACTATCTGGACGACGACAGTGCAGTCTATGTTCCAGCGTCGCTCGTTTACGTAAACTGGTATCTGCGTCAGAATCGTCATCAACCACGGATTAACTTCCCAGCCTTTGCTGGTGTAGCCGCTGGGACATCAACCGAACAGGCGATTCTTTCTGGGCTGAGCGAAATCATAGAAAGGCATGCCACCATGGTGTGGTGGCTAAACAAACATGCATTGCCGCATATCAAGCTTACGCAAGCTCAGCTAGCACTATTCGATGGAGCGCAAGAGACTCTGCGTCCGGCGCTGATTCACGTGGATAACACCTTCAATGTTCCCGTAGCCGCGGGTGTGGTTCATAACGATACATCCGCGCTTGTCCACATAGGCTTTTCGTGTCGTTCAACGCTCGCCGAAGCCGCGTTGAAGGCTTGGTCCGAAGCGCTAACACTCCAGGAAGGGGCGCATGATCTGAAAAACCCCGATGGTATTCACTGGTCAGCTATACGCAATGGATTATTGCCCGGTCGATCGTATAAGGCGTGGCGTGAGGATAGACGCTACCTGGATGACTTCCGCGCAGATTTAAAGGATGTGGACGACCTCTTAGTGCAACAGGAAGTCTTCCTTGATCCCCGAGCAGTCGAACACGTTGCTCCTTTACTTGATCGCGCTCCTACACGGGAACCGGGCACAGTTAACGAACTGTCCAATGACTTCCTAAGTACATATGTGGAGAAAGTCTACGACCATGGAAACCGCATCATCACTGTCGATATCACGTCTCCAGATGTGGCCTCCTGTGGACTGAGCGTCATCAGGACGATTGTACCTGGGACGGTAGGAAACACTCCAGCCGCATTTCCCTACTTGGGTAATGGTGTAGTTACTCATGAGGCGGTCAAGCTCGGGTGGCGTGACAGACCCCTGGCTGAAGAAGATGTTAACAGTTTTCCGATGCCGCACGCGTAGCAGAATTATCGTTCACAGAGGAGAAGGATGTTCACACAACAACGACGAGTAATGGCAGCCGGAGGGCTGACGTTGTGGCTGTTGATTCTGCCTATCTTAATTGGGCTGATTGTCTCCGCCCTCTACGTGGCGACCGCCGCGGTGAACGCCACTCTCTTCACGGAACTATTGGGACAACGACGCTATTCCACCATTGTGCCGCTGATCGTCAGCATCGGTGTCTTACTTGTTGTGCGTCCTTTCATTGATGTGTGCGGGCAGCTGGCTCAAAACCGGGCAGGACTTGTGGTTAAGAGTAACTTGCGGAGTTCGCTACTTCGGGAAATTGATCGGCAAGGTCCGATGCGGGTCGGCTTGGGGAGGTCCGGCAATATTCAGTCTGTTATCACTGACGGCGTGGAGGCTATTGAGCCCTACTTCATTAAGTATTTCACGCAATTGGCAGTCACGGCCATCACCGCAATAGCGCTGACTATCGTCCTCGCGCAGGTAAGCTTGTGGATAGCGCTCGTGTTGCTCGTGTGTGGACTTGCCGTCGTTGCGATTCCGCGATTATGGGACAAGGCGTTGGCTGAACGCGGGCAATCCCACTGGATCGCATATGAAACTCTTAACGCAGATTTTATCGACGCGATGATGGGCATGTCGACCTTAAAGTCCTTTGGAGCTGCTGATTCCTATGGAGATAAGCTCCACCGCCAGTCCCGCGAGCTCTTGACGTCTACTTTGGGTCAGCTTCGCCTGTCATTAGGTGAAACAGGTTTGAGCGGAATGATGAAGGTCCTCGGCCCGGCTTTGGCATTGATTATTGCCATTGCCCAGGTGCGCGAGGGAAGCATGGAACTGGATCAACTGTTCCTCGTCACGCTGCTATCGGTTGAAATGTTCCGTCCTTTTAACCAGCTCTCTTCTTGCTGGCATGAGTCCTTCTTCGGCATTTCAGCACTGCCGTCAATGAATGAGATTTTCACACGGATTCCGCCCGATGCTAACCCTGGTCGCACTGCGCGCGATCCAGCGATAGACCCAAGCTTGGGTATTTCTTTTGAGGACGTCTCCTACACATATCTTGGGAGCGATGAACCAGCTATTGAGCAGATGAGTTTCCACATTGCGGCTGGGCAAACGACCTCGATCGTTGGCTTATCGGGGTCCGGGAAATCAACTGCTCTAGGACTACTCATCGGCTACGACCAGCCGCTAAGCGGAAAGATCGGTGTCTTCGGACTATCACCGTCGACTGACGACGTGACACAACTCGTTACCCTTGTCCCGCAAGAACCCATTATCTTTCCCGGCACTATTCGCGAGATTCTACTGAGCGCAAACCCTGATGCGAGTGATGCGGAGATGATGAAGGCGTTGACGATAGCCCGCGCGGACCGCCTGCACATGGAATTCGACGACGACGCCGGCTGGCTACAGGGGGCTCCTGAGGACGTTTTGAGTGTTGAAATTTTTGAACACGCTAAGAATTTGTCTGGTGGGCAAAAGCAGCGTCTTGCCATTGCACGGGCGTTGATTCGCGGCACGCAGATTCTTGTGTTGGATGAATCCACGTCTGCGCTCGATACCTATACGGAACACCAACTTATAAGTGAGCTACGCGTCGCCTACCCTGAACTCACGCTCGTCCTTGTCACGCACCGCATTGATACCGCAGCAAACTCCGACCGCGTCGTCGTTCTCGCCCATCGTCGTGTGAGCTGTATGGGCGATCCACATGAGTTGGAACAGGATCCGCACTCTACGTGGTCTGAGCTCGTTGCAGCGCAGAGGGGAGAAAACTGACATGACCCAGACGCTTTCGAACATGCTCCGGTTGATACGCAATCTACGCGAATGTCTGCCATTGTTCATTGCTTCCACTTTTGTCACTGCGCTCGCACAGGTCACGCTTGTTGGAGTTACTGTGACGTCGGTGTGGATCTCGACTCAGTTCATCACCGATGGTAGCGTTCCGCTGGCAGCATTAGTGGCTCTCTTGTTTTCCCTAGTTGCCGGCCATGGGCTGGCAACACTTCTTGAAGTGTGGTGGTCACATGAGGTCGCTTACCGGATCTTGCATACGTTCCGAGTCCACATTTACCAAGCCATTAAACGCATTGCCCCTGTCGGCTTGGAGGGTAGACGTACCGGCGATGTGGCTTCCGCTGCTATGGACGACGCCGAAAAGCTCGAGTGGTTCTATGCACACACTGCTTCAACGATCATTTGTGCTGTGGTCAGTCCATCCATTTTTGTGACGATCTTATGCTGGCTAATCGGCCCGCTAGGGCTCATCATGCTCTTTCCTATCCTGACCATGATCGCACTGCCGATCGCGATACTTCCATTGCAGCAAAAGCAAGGCAGGGCCTTGAGAAGCGCGCTTGTTGACCTGCGTATCGCTGTCCTTGACTCAATCCAAGGGCAAAGGGAACTTCGCTCGCTGGGAATGGTAGCTAACCAGCACGCCATCATCGATGGGCTAACAAAGCGGGTGCAACGCATTATGAGCCGGCAATCTATGCGTAAAGCTTGGGAGAGCTCCTATGCGGCGATATCGACCTCTGTGTGCTCTACGATTCTGCTGGTCATTCTCACTGGGAGGGTACTCAATGGCCAGTTAGACGGCGCCTTCTTACCCGTCGCGATCGTGTTAGCAGGCATGAGCCCTGCACCGGCGCTGACCCTCGTAGGAATGCTCGGTAGGTTCGGAGAACTTGGTGCATGCGCCACACGTATTAACGAGATCCTCGACGCTCGCGACCCCATCCCGTCCCGGCCTGATGACGTAGAAAAACTGCTTGGCGAGGAAGAATCACTCGTCGCCGCACAGGTGTCTTTCGCTTATGGCGGCCAGAAAGTGCTCAAAGAGGTATCGGTGGAGATCCGTCCTGACCGTTCTGTAGCGATCGTCGGCGCCTCGGGGGCAGGCAAGACCACGTTCGCTAATCTTGCCATGAGGTTCCTTGACCCCGATACCGGAACCATGCGTTTTAGCGGTTCAGACTTGCGTGGCTACGTGCCCGACGAATACCGGCAAAAGCTTGCCCTGATTCCTCAAGACTGTCACATTTTCGCCGGGTCAATCCGCAATAACCTCACGCTTGCTCGGCCCGACTCCACCGATGAGGAGATCTGGCAAGCCCTGCGTGCCGCACAAATCGCGTCTCTGGTTGAATCGCTCGGTGGGTTGGATGCGCATGTCGGTGACAGGGGAACAACCCTATCTGGTGGCGAACGTCAAAGAATCGGTATTGCCAGAGCGATCTTGCGCGACCCTGAGCTGCTCATCCTTGACGAGCCTTTAGCCAACATTGATCCGTTCCTTGAATCCCAGATAGCAGCCCATATCAAACAGTTGCGCTCTGGGCGCGCCACCATCGTGATCGCTCATCGCCTCGCGTCTATCCGCATAGCCGATCACGTCGTTGTGCTCGACAACGGCACGGTCATCGCGCAAGGCACTCACTCTGAACTGCTCAACGACGTCACCTATCGGAAACTCTTGGGGGATCAAATACCGGCGGGCAGGTGCTCGCCCGGACAATCAGTTCCGGCGGTATGAGAACGCAACCCCCTGGCAAGGTTTCCTCCTTGTTGCCAGGGGGTTGCTCATTGCTGGAGGTAACTGGGGCGATCCCGAGGGCGAGGCGGGCAGCGGTGGCCCCTAGTTCCTCAAAGTCGAGGCGAACGGTGGAAAGCGCAGGAACCGTGGCCACCGACAGCGGGTGGTCGTCCATGCCGATGACGGATATATCCTCGGGCACACGCACGCCCGCGCGGGCGAGCCCGGCGATGACCCCGAAGGCGAGGTCATCGTTGCCGCACAGTACGGCGCTGACGTGGGAAGATATGGCTTGCTCGGCGGCGCGCATGCCGGTTAGTGCGGACCATCCCGTGCCGAACTGGGGCGCGCGGATTCCGCAGTCAGCCAGCACCTCGCGCCAGCCGCGCACGCGCGGGTCGGGATGGCCGGCTTGGGGCAGGCCCACGTAGCCGATACGACGATGGCCGAGTTCGACGAGGTGCTCGGCGGCCATCCTGGCGCCCGAGTAGTCGTCGATCCACGCGCGGGTAAGGTTCTCGCCCTCCTGCGGATAGCCGCCCGCGATGGCGAAGGGGAGGGATCTGGGCAGGGCGTCGATGACGTGGGTGGATGGCGTGTCGAATTCGAGCACGACGACGCCGTCGACGCGGCCCTGGAGCGCGCTGTGGATGGCATCATCGAGCCGCTCGGGATCGGTTGCGATGAAGGCCATGGAGACGTTGAGGGAGTGCTCGCGGACGACGTTCATGATCCCGCCGAGGGTTTCGCGGTAGCCGGTTCGCGTGATCTCACTGCTGAAAACGACGAGGTGCGGGGCCGACGTGTTTGGTTCGCTGTAACCCATGTCGCGGGCGATGCGGGCGATCTCGGCCGCGGCCCGCGGAGTGCGTGTGGAGCTCGGCGACAGCGCGCGAGAGACGGTGGCCAGCGAGGCGCCGGATGCGCGCGCGACGTCACGCAGTGTGGGTGGGTGCCAGGGTCGCTCGTGCATGGGATAAGTATCGCAGGTCCGCGAGGGCGAACTGAGACAATTGACCCCGGTTGTTATCGGGTGTCTGACGCGCAAGCACAGATGGAAACACGTGTTTCCCGAGGGCTTGAAGCCGGCTTCGGACGCTTTCTAACCTAAGTGTTAAGGCGCACAACGACGTGACAAGGAAGCGATATGGACCTGACCCCGTGGGCTCACCTAGATCTTGACCCAGACCATGCCGCCAGGCTCAGTCTGGGGGATTCGAGCATGCCGGCTAACGTCCTCGTCGAATGCTTCACGCTTGAGCACGGGCGCGCCTTCGTCGATCACCGCCTCACCCAGTCCCGCGTGGGCAGTGAGCTGCGACCCATCAACGTGGAGACGGCCGACCTCCCCCAGGAGTGGTCGCGCTGGAGCGTACACCAACGGGACGACAACAGCGGACTCGAAGCGGACGTAGAGATCACCGCCCCGAAGGGCGCGGCGGCGCTTCGATTCACGACGACGATCCGGAACACCTCCGCCACGCCCGTCCACCTCACGGCTGTCTCCATCACCTCGGCCACCGTGCTCCCCTCCTCGCGTTTTGACGATCTTCGCCTGCGTTTCGCGCGCTCGGGGTGGATGGCCGAAAACCGGTGGGAGAGCCACCGGCTCGCCGACCTCCTCGTCGACATCAGCCCCGACATGCACGGAAACTCCGCCCGTGACGCCTTCCGGCTCTCCGCTGAAAGCGGCTGGTCCGCAAGCCTGTTTGCGCCGACCGGCTACGTCGAGGACGAGGCGGGATCGTGCGTCGGCTGGCAGATCGAACACAACGGGGGCTGGACTGTTGAGCTCTCCCGCCGCCACCAATCCCTCGGCCTGGCGATCTACGGCCCCACCGATCTGCAGCACTCCTGGATGCGCGTTCTCAAGCCAGGGGAGTCTTTCACGACGCCGTCGGCGACGCTCGCGTTCTCGGCCACGGGATGGCAGGGCGCCGTCGCCCAGATGAGCGACTATCGCCGTTCGCTGCGCAGGGCGAGCGGGGAAAAGAAGCTGATCGCCCCCGTCGTCTTCAACGACTACCTCAACACCCTCAAGGCAGACCCGGATTCGGCGAAACTCTCCGCGCTCATTCCGGCTGCCGCCCGCGCGGGTGCTGAGGTTTTTTGTATCGACGCCGGCTGGTTCGCCAATGAGCGCGACACGGACTGGTGGGCCAACGTGGGGCAGTGGATGCCCTCGACAACGCGCTTTGAGGGCGGGCTGGATGCGGTCTTGCAGATGATCCGGGAGCACGGCATGGTTCCGGGGCTGTGGATCGAACCCCTCGCGGTGGGTGTGAACTCCCCGGTGGCTGCCCGCCTCGAGCCGCTGTGCATGAAGCGTGACGGGGTGACGATCATCGAGCAGGACCGGATGCGCCTCGACATGCGCAAGCCGGAGGCTCGCGCCTACCTCACCGCGGTCCTTGATCGCATGGTCGACTATGGTATCGGCTACCTCAAGGTTGACGACAACTATTCGATCGGCGTCGGCCCCGACGAGGGCGCGGACAGCCCGGGCGACGGTCTGCTCGAGCACAGCCGCGCGTGGTCCGCCTGGCTGGCGGAGATAACTCGGCGCTTCCCGCACGTGCTCATCGAAAACTGCGCCTCGGGCGGGATGACGACCGACTACGCCCTTCTGACGAGCGCCCACCTTCAGTCCACCTCGGACACGGAAGACATGCGCAGGTACCCGGTGATCGCGGCCGGCGCCCCGCTCGTCGTGCTGCCCGAGCAGACGGCGAATTGGGGAGTGCCGCAGCCCGACATGCCGCTCGGCGAGATCGTCTCGACGCTGACGGTCTCGCTCGCCGGAAGCCTCTACCTCAGCGGCCACCTCGATCAGCTTTCACCACTCCAGGCCGACCTCGTTGCGGCCGCCGTCGACCTCGCCAAGGCCGAACGCGACGCGCTCGGTCAGCGCCATCCGATCTGGCCCACCGGCTTGCCTCGCTGGGACAACGAGTGGGTGACGCTCGCCCACCTGCCGGCTCGTCCCGACGACGACGGCCTGCTCTTCGTCTGGCACCGAGGGGGCGGCTCCGAGCTCGTCGTCGTCGATGGGCGCTGGCAGCTGGGCGAGCAACTGTTCCCGCCCGCGGGCATTGAGGACGTCGCCTGGAACGTGACACACACAGCTTCGGGAATCACCATGCAGGTTCCCGGAAAGGAAATCTCCGCACGGATCTACCGAATCCGGCGGCACAACAGCTCGGCAAAGGAGCCGGGCGAAAGGGAGGAAAA is part of the Trueperella abortisuis genome and harbors:
- a CDS encoding prolyl oligopeptidase family serine peptidase codes for the protein MTSPQMNELLIQGMPVKIKHPAHRIESPDVSELVRATRSIRLPSGSVLFPIWRIRGDNREIYGEWIDAHFAVAVLRAGTACVFRARDFSPPGSFIEPIENGATGWELFASSFVCLGIRYGIEADGNLVEAKRTSYPFAVKVKHKHIVAVSGDDTHIPIDCYGELAGSTPTFVHVYGGFDQYNTSFFSPQIAHTWLDHGFKIALVHTRGGAEYGTSWHEQTQRHGRAMVRCDVEAALRALHDQRICSSRDTFLHGMPHGALAVASTAMRAPSLANHYVCRVPIATTRSIHLNPIRREWISEYGDPRTSEWDEFMEKEDPIATPIHGLLGGTSWFVSVYTHDEVTPVTHANPLVEKLRANQAQLTYYRYRTSATHRGETSAQVRQQHSTQLWNYLTAHARHTDITHAVTPACDNAFRKGEER
- a CDS encoding YcaO-like family protein encodes the protein MSGYINTVFCQGSSIIPSDTVRDDEDRIHEKNFYAAIGESVERYCSNLIDLKPVHYASYNELRRRGFPALDPRELVLFSSRQYETAGFPFQPLAADLRIGWVEGHYLDDDSAVYVPASLVYVNWYLRQNRHQPRINFPAFAGVAAGTSTEQAILSGLSEIIERHATMVWWLNKHALPHIKLTQAQLALFDGAQETLRPALIHVDNTFNVPVAAGVVHNDTSALVHIGFSCRSTLAEAALKAWSEALTLQEGAHDLKNPDGIHWSAIRNGLLPGRSYKAWREDRRYLDDFRADLKDVDDLLVQQEVFLDPRAVEHVAPLLDRAPTREPGTVNELSNDFLSTYVEKVYDHGNRIITVDITSPDVASCGLSVIRTIVPGTVGNTPAAFPYLGNGVVTHEAVKLGWRDRPLAEEDVNSFPMPHA
- a CDS encoding ABC transporter ATP-binding protein/permease, whose amino-acid sequence is MFTQQRRVMAAGGLTLWLLILPILIGLIVSALYVATAAVNATLFTELLGQRRYSTIVPLIVSIGVLLVVRPFIDVCGQLAQNRAGLVVKSNLRSSLLREIDRQGPMRVGLGRSGNIQSVITDGVEAIEPYFIKYFTQLAVTAITAIALTIVLAQVSLWIALVLLVCGLAVVAIPRLWDKALAERGQSHWIAYETLNADFIDAMMGMSTLKSFGAADSYGDKLHRQSRELLTSTLGQLRLSLGETGLSGMMKVLGPALALIIAIAQVREGSMELDQLFLVTLLSVEMFRPFNQLSSCWHESFFGISALPSMNEIFTRIPPDANPGRTARDPAIDPSLGISFEDVSYTYLGSDEPAIEQMSFHIAAGQTTSIVGLSGSGKSTALGLLIGYDQPLSGKIGVFGLSPSTDDVTQLVTLVPQEPIIFPGTIREILLSANPDASDAEMMKALTIARADRLHMEFDDDAGWLQGAPEDVLSVEIFEHAKNLSGGQKQRLAIARALIRGTQILVLDESTSALDTYTEHQLISELRVAYPELTLVLVTHRIDTAANSDRVVVLAHRRVSCMGDPHELEQDPHSTWSELVAAQRGEN
- a CDS encoding ABC transporter ATP-binding protein, with protein sequence MTQTLSNMLRLIRNLRECLPLFIASTFVTALAQVTLVGVTVTSVWISTQFITDGSVPLAALVALLFSLVAGHGLATLLEVWWSHEVAYRILHTFRVHIYQAIKRIAPVGLEGRRTGDVASAAMDDAEKLEWFYAHTASTIICAVVSPSIFVTILCWLIGPLGLIMLFPILTMIALPIAILPLQQKQGRALRSALVDLRIAVLDSIQGQRELRSLGMVANQHAIIDGLTKRVQRIMSRQSMRKAWESSYAAISTSVCSTILLVILTGRVLNGQLDGAFLPVAIVLAGMSPAPALTLVGMLGRFGELGACATRINEILDARDPIPSRPDDVEKLLGEEESLVAAQVSFAYGGQKVLKEVSVEIRPDRSVAIVGASGAGKTTFANLAMRFLDPDTGTMRFSGSDLRGYVPDEYRQKLALIPQDCHIFAGSIRNNLTLARPDSTDEEIWQALRAAQIASLVESLGGLDAHVGDRGTTLSGGERQRIGIARAILRDPELLILDEPLANIDPFLESQIAAHIKQLRSGRATIVIAHRLASIRIADHVVVLDNGTVIAQGTHSELLNDVTYRKLLGDQIPAGRCSPGQSVPAV
- a CDS encoding LacI family DNA-binding transcriptional regulator, with translation MHERPWHPPTLRDVARASGASLATVSRALSPSSTRTPRAAAEIARIARDMGYSEPNTSAPHLVVFSSEITRTGYRETLGGIMNVVREHSLNVSMAFIATDPERLDDAIHSALQGRVDGVVVLEFDTPSTHVIDALPRSLPFAIAGGYPQEGENLTRAWIDDYSGARMAAEHLVELGHRRIGYVGLPQAGHPDPRVRGWREVLADCGIRAPQFGTGWSALTGMRAAEQAISSHVSAVLCGNDDLAFGVIAGLARAGVRVPEDISVIGMDDHPLSVATVPALSTVRLDFEELGATAARLALGIAPVTSSNEQPPGNKEETLPGGCVLIPPELIVRASTCPPVFDPPRVSDR
- a CDS encoding glycoside hydrolase family 36 protein — translated: MDLTPWAHLDLDPDHAARLSLGDSSMPANVLVECFTLEHGRAFVDHRLTQSRVGSELRPINVETADLPQEWSRWSVHQRDDNSGLEADVEITAPKGAAALRFTTTIRNTSATPVHLTAVSITSATVLPSSRFDDLRLRFARSGWMAENRWESHRLADLLVDISPDMHGNSARDAFRLSAESGWSASLFAPTGYVEDEAGSCVGWQIEHNGGWTVELSRRHQSLGLAIYGPTDLQHSWMRVLKPGESFTTPSATLAFSATGWQGAVAQMSDYRRSLRRASGEKKLIAPVVFNDYLNTLKADPDSAKLSALIPAAARAGAEVFCIDAGWFANERDTDWWANVGQWMPSTTRFEGGLDAVLQMIREHGMVPGLWIEPLAVGVNSPVAARLEPLCMKRDGVTIIEQDRMRLDMRKPEARAYLTAVLDRMVDYGIGYLKVDDNYSIGVGPDEGADSPGDGLLEHSRAWSAWLAEITRRFPHVLIENCASGGMTTDYALLTSAHLQSTSDTEDMRRYPVIAAGAPLVVLPEQTANWGVPQPDMPLGEIVSTLTVSLAGSLYLSGHLDQLSPLQADLVAAAVDLAKAERDALGQRHPIWPTGLPRWDNEWVTLAHLPARPDDDGLLFVWHRGGGSELVVVDGRWQLGEQLFPPAGIEDVAWNVTHTASGITMQVPGKEISARIYRIRRHNSSAKEPGEREEK